From Streptomyces fungicidicus, one genomic window encodes:
- a CDS encoding glycerol-3-phosphate dehydrogenase/oxidase codes for MTTQSTLQSVPALGTHPASGSNPSRAETREQLSKASYDLLVIGGGILGISTAWHAAQSGLRVALVDAGDFAGATSSASSKLLHGGLRYLQTGAVKLVAENHFERRAVSRQVAPHLANPLTFYLPVYKGGPHGAAKLGAGVFAYSALSAFGDGVGHLLSPAKAAQDVPELRTDNLKAVAVYGDDQMNDARMALMTVRAAAESGAVVLNHAEVTGLRFTRGRVTGAELRDRLSGDEFGVNARLVLNATGPWVDHLRRMEDADAAPSIRLSKGAHLVLKRTSPWRAALATPIDKYRITFALPWEDMLLLGTTDEEFEGDPADVAVTEKDTAQILDEAAFSIRDQQLDRDLITYAFAGLRVLPGGPGDTAKAKRETVVTEGRGGMLSVAGGKWTTFRHIGRTVMRKLQELPGHPLGDDFEPVASLPKKLPLPGVANPRAVAHRLMVDGPAPGPRMAADTARHLATHYGSLAFDIARLANEDPALARRVHPDAPEIWAQVVWARDHEWAETADDVLRRRTTLTIRGLATDEIRADVQDVLDKK; via the coding sequence ATGACCACCCAGTCCACCCTGCAGTCCGTGCCTGCCCTGGGGACGCACCCGGCGTCCGGCTCGAACCCGAGCCGTGCCGAGACCCGGGAGCAGCTCTCCAAGGCGTCGTACGACCTTCTCGTGATCGGCGGCGGCATCCTGGGCATCTCCACCGCCTGGCACGCCGCGCAGTCCGGCCTCAGGGTGGCCCTGGTGGACGCCGGCGACTTCGCCGGCGCCACCTCCTCCGCCTCCTCCAAGCTGCTCCACGGCGGTCTGCGCTACCTGCAGACCGGCGCGGTGAAGCTGGTGGCGGAGAACCACTTCGAGCGCCGTGCGGTCTCCCGCCAGGTGGCCCCCCACCTGGCGAACCCGCTCACGTTCTACCTCCCCGTGTACAAGGGCGGGCCGCACGGCGCGGCGAAGCTCGGGGCCGGCGTCTTCGCCTACTCGGCGCTGTCCGCCTTCGGCGACGGCGTCGGCCACCTGCTCTCCCCCGCCAAGGCCGCGCAGGACGTGCCGGAGCTGCGCACCGACAACCTCAAGGCCGTGGCCGTGTACGGCGACGACCAGATGAACGACGCGCGCATGGCGCTGATGACGGTCCGCGCGGCGGCCGAGTCCGGCGCGGTCGTCCTCAACCACGCCGAGGTGACGGGACTGCGCTTCACCCGGGGCCGGGTCACCGGCGCCGAACTGCGCGACCGCCTGAGTGGCGACGAGTTCGGGGTGAACGCCCGGCTGGTGCTCAACGCGACCGGCCCGTGGGTCGACCACCTGCGCCGCATGGAGGACGCGGACGCCGCGCCGTCCATCCGGCTGTCGAAGGGCGCTCATCTGGTCCTGAAGCGGACCTCGCCGTGGAGGGCCGCGCTGGCCACGCCGATCGACAAGTACCGGATCACCTTCGCCCTCCCCTGGGAGGACATGCTGCTGCTCGGCACGACCGACGAGGAGTTCGAGGGCGACCCGGCGGACGTCGCCGTCACCGAGAAGGACACCGCGCAGATACTCGACGAGGCCGCGTTCTCCATCCGCGACCAGCAGCTCGACCGCGATCTGATCACGTACGCCTTCGCCGGTTTGCGGGTGCTGCCGGGCGGTCCCGGGGACACGGCCAAGGCCAAGCGGGAGACGGTCGTCACCGAGGGCCGGGGCGGCATGCTGTCCGTCGCGGGCGGCAAGTGGACCACGTTCCGCCACATCGGCCGTACGGTGATGCGCAAGCTGCAGGAACTGCCGGGGCACCCGCTGGGCGACGACTTCGAGCCGGTGGCCTCGCTGCCGAAGAAGCTGCCGCTGCCGGGCGTGGCCAACCCCCGCGCGGTCGCCCACCGGCTGATGGTGGACGGCCCGGCGCCCGGTCCCCGGATGGCGGCGGACACCGCCAGGCACCTGGCCACCCACTACGGTTCGCTGGCCTTCGACATCGCCCGGCTGGCCAACGAGGACCCGGCGCTGGCCCGGCGCGTCCACCCGGACGCCCCGGAGATCTGGGCGCAGGTCGTCTGGGCCCGGGACCACGAGTGGGCGGAGACCGCGGACGACGTGCTGCGCCGCCGCACCACGCTGACGATCCGGGGCCTGGCCACGGACGAGATCCGCGCCGACGTCCAGGACGTGCTCGACAAGAAGTAG
- a CDS encoding FadR/GntR family transcriptional regulator, producing the protein MAVTDEAIEKIKGMIVSGALRPGARLPKESELAAELGLSRNSLREAVRALSLIRILDVRQGDGTYVTSLDPQLLLEALSFVVDFHRDDTVLEFLAVRRILEPAATALAATRLDEEQLDALSEQLDRLGDEPPVEDLVAADLEFHRSIVRGSGNSVLCSLLDGLSGPTTRARIWRGLTQEDAVGSTLREHRAILAALRNRDAEAARSWATVHIASVEQWLRSTL; encoded by the coding sequence ATGGCAGTCACCGACGAGGCGATCGAGAAGATCAAGGGGATGATCGTCTCGGGTGCGCTGCGTCCCGGCGCCCGGCTGCCGAAGGAGAGCGAGCTCGCGGCCGAGCTGGGACTGTCCCGCAACTCGCTGCGCGAGGCGGTGCGCGCGCTGTCGCTGATCCGCATCCTGGACGTGCGGCAGGGCGACGGCACCTACGTGACCAGCCTGGACCCGCAACTGCTGCTCGAGGCGCTGAGTTTCGTCGTCGACTTCCACCGTGACGACACGGTCCTGGAGTTCCTCGCCGTGCGCCGCATCCTGGAGCCGGCCGCGACGGCCCTCGCGGCCACCCGGCTCGACGAGGAGCAACTGGACGCGCTGTCGGAGCAGTTGGACAGGCTCGGTGACGAGCCGCCGGTGGAGGACCTGGTCGCCGCCGACCTGGAGTTCCACCGGAGCATCGTGCGCGGCTCCGGCAACTCCGTGCTCTGCTCGCTGCTGGACGGTCTGTCCGGTCCCACCACCCGGGCCCGGATCTGGCGCGGGCTCACCCAGGAGGACGCGGTCGGCAGTACCCTGCGCGAGCACCGGGCGATCCTCGCCGCGCTGCGGAACCGGGACGCGGAGGCGGCGCGGTCCTGGGCGACGGTGCACATCGCGAGCGTCGAGCAGTGGCTGCGCTCCACGCTGTGA
- a CDS encoding PAC2 family protein, with protein MIELEGVPELIDPVMVAAFEGWNDAGDAASTAVGHLDREWKGEVFAALDAEDYYDFQVNRPTVFMDGGVRKITWPTTRLSVVRVGGEKPRDLVLVRGIEPSMRWRSFCNEILGFAHELGVELVVVLGALLGDTPHTRPVPISGTTSDPDLARRMDLEETKYEGPTGIVGILQEACTHAGVPAVSLWAAVPHYVSQPPNPKATLALLNRLEDLIDVRIPLGELPEDARAWQVGVDQLAAEDSEVAEYVQTLEEARDTAELPEASGEAIAREFERYLRRRDGASGPPGGHATADGSDGTSYRRDSPGGRTRPPKPPKPEADSDGEESSED; from the coding sequence GTGATCGAGCTCGAGGGGGTGCCCGAGCTGATCGACCCGGTCATGGTGGCCGCGTTCGAGGGCTGGAACGATGCCGGTGACGCCGCTTCCACCGCGGTCGGGCATCTGGACAGGGAGTGGAAGGGCGAGGTGTTCGCGGCGCTCGACGCCGAGGACTACTACGACTTCCAGGTGAACCGCCCCACGGTGTTCATGGACGGCGGGGTCCGCAAGATCACCTGGCCCACGACGCGGCTGTCGGTGGTCCGGGTCGGCGGCGAGAAGCCCCGCGACCTGGTCCTGGTCCGGGGCATCGAGCCGTCCATGCGGTGGCGCTCGTTCTGCAACGAGATCCTCGGCTTCGCGCACGAGCTGGGCGTGGAACTGGTGGTCGTGCTGGGCGCGCTGCTCGGCGACACCCCGCACACCCGGCCGGTCCCGATCAGCGGGACCACGTCCGACCCGGACCTGGCCCGCCGCATGGACCTGGAGGAGACCAAGTACGAGGGCCCCACGGGCATCGTCGGCATCCTCCAGGAGGCGTGCACGCACGCCGGCGTGCCCGCGGTGTCGCTGTGGGCGGCGGTCCCGCACTATGTGTCGCAGCCGCCCAACCCGAAGGCCACGCTGGCCCTCCTCAACCGCCTGGAGGACCTGATCGACGTGCGCATCCCGCTGGGCGAACTGCCCGAGGACGCGCGTGCCTGGCAGGTGGGCGTGGACCAACTGGCCGCTGAGGACAGCGAGGTGGCCGAGTACGTCCAGACGCTGGAGGAGGCCCGGGACACCGCCGAGCTGCCGGAGGCGTCGGGCGAGGCGATCGCCCGCGAGTTCGAGCGCTATCTGCGGCGCCGCGACGGGGCGTCGGGTCCGCCCGGCGGGCACGCCACGGCCGACGGCTCGGACGGCACGTCGTACCGGCGGGACAGCCCGGGCGGGCGCACCCGCCCGCCGAAGCCGCCGAAGCCGGAGGCGGACTCGGACGGCGAGGAGTCGTCGGAGGACTGA
- the mshC gene encoding cysteine--1-D-myo-inosityl 2-amino-2-deoxy-alpha-D-glucopyranoside ligase, which produces MHAWPASEVPALPGQGRDLRIHDTATGDLVTLDPGPVARIYVCGITPYDATHIGHAATYNAFDLVQRVWLDTKRQVHYVQNVTDVDDPLLERAERDGLDWTALAERETALFREDMTALRMLPPRQYIGAVEAIPGIVPLVERLRELGATYELDGDIYFSVEADPHFGEVSHLDAAAMRLLSAERGGDPERPGKKDPVDPMLWMAAREGEPSWDGGSLGRGRPGWHIECVAIALDHLGMGFDVQGGGSDLVFPHHEMGASHAQVLTGEFPMAKAYVHAGMVALHGEKMSKSKGNLVFVSTLRQDGVDPAAIRLALLAHHYRADWEWTDQVLQDAVTRLDHWRAAVSRPDGPPADALVEEIREALAGDLNAPAALAAVDRWAVLQEESGGTDIGAPGVVSRAVDALLGVAL; this is translated from the coding sequence ATGCATGCCTGGCCCGCTTCCGAGGTCCCCGCCCTGCCCGGTCAGGGCCGCGACCTGAGGATCCACGACACCGCGACCGGGGACCTGGTCACCCTTGACCCCGGTCCCGTCGCCCGCATCTACGTCTGCGGCATCACCCCCTACGACGCCACCCACATCGGACACGCGGCCACCTACAACGCGTTCGATCTGGTGCAGCGTGTGTGGCTCGACACCAAGCGGCAGGTTCACTACGTCCAGAACGTCACCGACGTCGACGATCCGCTGCTGGAGCGGGCCGAACGCGACGGCCTCGACTGGACCGCCCTCGCGGAGCGCGAGACCGCGCTGTTCCGTGAGGACATGACGGCGCTGCGGATGCTGCCCCCGCGGCAGTACATAGGCGCCGTGGAGGCGATACCCGGCATCGTCCCCCTCGTCGAACGGCTGCGCGAGCTCGGCGCGACCTACGAGCTCGACGGCGACATCTACTTCTCCGTCGAGGCGGACCCGCACTTCGGCGAGGTCTCCCACCTCGACGCCGCCGCCATGCGGCTGCTGTCCGCCGAGCGCGGCGGCGACCCGGAGCGTCCGGGCAAGAAGGACCCCGTCGACCCCATGCTCTGGATGGCGGCCCGCGAGGGCGAGCCGAGCTGGGACGGCGGCTCCCTCGGCCGGGGCCGCCCCGGCTGGCACATCGAGTGCGTGGCCATCGCCCTCGACCACCTCGGCATGGGCTTCGACGTCCAGGGCGGCGGCTCCGACCTGGTCTTCCCGCACCACGAGATGGGCGCCTCGCACGCCCAGGTGCTCACCGGCGAGTTCCCCATGGCCAAGGCGTACGTCCACGCCGGCATGGTCGCCCTGCACGGCGAGAAGATGTCCAAGTCCAAGGGCAACCTGGTCTTCGTGTCCACGCTCCGGCAGGACGGCGTGGACCCGGCGGCGATCCGGCTGGCGCTGCTCGCCCACCACTACCGCGCCGACTGGGAGTGGACCGACCAGGTCCTCCAGGACGCCGTGACCCGCCTGGACCACTGGCGTGCCGCGGTGTCCCGCCCCGACGGCCCGCCCGCCGACGCGCTGGTCGAGGAGATCCGCGAGGCGCTCGCGGGCGATCTGAACGCCCCCGCGGCGCTGGCCGCCGTCGACCGCTGGGCGGTGCTCCAGGAGGAGAGCGGCGGCACGGACATCGGCGCCCCCGGCGTCGTCTCCCGCGCGGTGGACGCGCTGCTCGGCGTCGCGCTGTAG
- a CDS encoding SCO1664 family protein has product MSAPERIPPRGVTAVDPAAAVLLAEGELTVRGRIREASNAALYCTVAHEGREAACVYKPVAGERPLWDFPDGTLAGREVAAYEVSRATGWGLVPPTVLRDGPYGEGMCQLWIETAPGAELLALVDGEEPEPGWRAIGFAEVGEGRTALLVHADDERLRRLAVLDAVINNADRKGGHLLPTAEGRLYGIDHGVTFNVEDKLRTLLWGWAGEPLTEDALDVLGSLARALTDDGALTAALAPHLTPAEIDATRARVGALLTAGTHPEPGGDWPAIPWPPV; this is encoded by the coding sequence ATGTCCGCGCCAGAACGGATACCGCCGCGGGGCGTGACGGCCGTCGACCCGGCCGCCGCCGTGCTGCTCGCCGAGGGCGAGCTGACCGTGCGCGGCCGCATCCGTGAGGCGTCGAACGCGGCGCTGTACTGCACCGTGGCGCACGAGGGCCGGGAGGCCGCGTGCGTCTACAAGCCGGTCGCGGGGGAACGGCCCCTGTGGGACTTCCCCGACGGCACCCTCGCCGGGCGCGAGGTGGCGGCGTACGAGGTCTCCCGGGCGACCGGCTGGGGGCTCGTGCCCCCGACCGTGCTGCGCGACGGGCCCTACGGCGAGGGCATGTGCCAGCTGTGGATCGAGACCGCACCGGGCGCGGAACTCCTGGCCCTGGTCGACGGCGAGGAGCCCGAGCCGGGCTGGCGGGCGATCGGCTTCGCCGAGGTCGGTGAGGGCCGTACCGCGCTGCTCGTGCACGCCGACGACGAGCGGCTGCGCCGCCTCGCGGTGCTCGACGCGGTGATCAACAACGCCGACCGCAAGGGCGGGCACCTGCTGCCCACCGCGGAGGGCCGGCTGTACGGCATCGACCACGGCGTCACCTTCAACGTCGAGGACAAGCTCCGCACCCTCCTCTGGGGCTGGGCGGGGGAGCCCCTGACCGAGGACGCGCTGGACGTCCTCGGGAGCCTCGCACGGGCCCTGACGGACGACGGCGCCCTCACCGCCGCGCTCGCCCCCCACCTCACCCCCGCGGAGATCGACGCCACCCGCGCACGCGTCGGCGCCCTCCTCACCGCCGGCACCCACCCGGAGCCCGGCGGCGACTGGCCCGCCATCCCCTGGCCACCGGTCTGA
- a CDS encoding DUF3090 domain-containing protein codes for MSRQVFLYDQPERFVAGTVGLPGRRTFFLQATAGSRVTSVALEKTQVAALAERMDELLDEVVRRSGGSASVPAVVPAEITDTAPLDTPVEEEFRVGTMALAWDGEDQRMIVEAQALVELDAESEEDLAEAEERLLQDEENGPPMLRVRLTGTQARAFAKRALDVVNAGRPPCPLCSLPLDPEGHVCPRQNGYRRGA; via the coding sequence GTGTCCCGTCAGGTGTTCCTCTACGACCAACCGGAACGTTTCGTGGCCGGTACGGTCGGACTGCCAGGGCGCCGTACGTTCTTCCTCCAGGCCACCGCCGGCTCCCGGGTGACCAGCGTGGCCCTGGAGAAGACCCAGGTCGCGGCGCTCGCCGAGCGCATGGACGAACTGCTCGACGAGGTCGTACGCCGTAGCGGCGGCAGCGCCTCGGTGCCCGCCGTGGTGCCCGCCGAGATCACCGACACGGCCCCGCTGGACACCCCCGTCGAGGAGGAGTTCCGCGTCGGTACCATGGCGCTGGCCTGGGACGGCGAGGACCAGCGCATGATCGTCGAGGCGCAGGCCCTCGTCGAACTGGACGCCGAGTCCGAGGAGGACCTCGCCGAGGCGGAGGAGCGGCTGCTCCAGGACGAGGAGAACGGGCCCCCGATGCTCCGCGTCCGGCTCACCGGCACCCAGGCCCGGGCCTTCGCCAAGCGCGCCCTCGACGTCGTCAACGCCGGGCGGCCGCCCTGCCCGCTGTGCAGCCTCCCGCTCGACCCGGAAGGACACGTATGTCCGCGCCAGAACGGATACCGCCGCGGGGCGTGA
- a CDS encoding histidine phosphatase family protein, with protein sequence MPTLLLVRHGRSTANTEGLLAGWTPGVALDDRGAAQAAALPGRLAELPLAEIVTSPLQRCQETIRPLLEARPGLVPHTDDRVGECHYGDWSGRKLAELKDEPLMEVVQAHPSAAAFPGGESMRAMQTRAAEAVREWNARVERDHGADAVYLVCSHGDIIKSLVADALGLHLDLFQRISVEPCSITAIRYTRLRPFLVRLGDTGDFASLAPREEPPAGDATVGGGAGAP encoded by the coding sequence ATGCCCACGTTGCTCCTGGTCCGGCACGGACGCTCCACCGCCAATACCGAGGGACTGCTCGCCGGCTGGACGCCCGGCGTCGCCCTCGACGACCGCGGCGCCGCGCAGGCGGCCGCACTGCCGGGGCGGCTCGCCGAGCTGCCGCTGGCCGAGATCGTCACCAGCCCCCTCCAGCGCTGCCAGGAGACGATCCGGCCGCTCCTGGAGGCACGACCCGGCCTCGTCCCGCACACCGACGACCGCGTCGGCGAATGCCACTACGGCGACTGGTCCGGCCGCAAACTCGCCGAGCTCAAGGACGAGCCCCTGATGGAGGTCGTGCAGGCGCACCCCTCCGCGGCGGCGTTCCCCGGCGGTGAGTCCATGCGCGCGATGCAGACGCGCGCCGCCGAGGCGGTGCGCGAGTGGAACGCGCGCGTGGAGCGCGACCACGGCGCCGACGCCGTGTATCTCGTGTGCTCCCACGGCGACATCATCAAGTCGCTCGTGGCGGACGCGCTCGGACTTCATCTCGACCTCTTCCAGCGGATTTCCGTTGAACCGTGTTCCATCACCGCGATCCGTTACACCCGGCTGCGCCCCTTCCTGGTCCGCCTCGGCGACACCGGCGACTTCGCGTCCCTGGCGCCGCGCGAGGAACCGCCCGCCGGCGACGCCACGGTCGGGGGCGGCGCGGGCGCACCGTGA
- the corA gene encoding magnesium/cobalt transporter CorA has translation MIVDCAIYREGHRSEGPRDFSDALDEARAAGGFVWIGLHEPSADEFDLVAQEFGLHPLAVEDALKAHQRPKLEVYDDSLFVVLKPVVYEPRSDTVSSGEVMIFLGDSFAVTVRHGEGTPLKAVRQRLEREPDLLGEGPTSVLYAVADAVVDHYLEVATELQNDLEELETEVFLPDSGGSRHTASRIYDFKRQILEFRRATGPLALPMTRLAGVGTYGAPVPFVRDGARPFFRDVHDHLTRVNESVEGLDRLVSDILSAHLAQISVRQNDDMRKISAWAAMAAIPTMLAGIYGMNFEHMPELRWEWSYPVVIVVMAVLEVLLYRQFKRRGWM, from the coding sequence GTGATCGTCGACTGTGCCATTTACCGGGAGGGGCATCGGTCGGAGGGGCCCCGGGACTTCTCCGACGCGCTGGACGAGGCGCGGGCGGCAGGGGGTTTCGTCTGGATCGGGCTGCACGAGCCGTCGGCGGACGAGTTCGACCTGGTCGCGCAGGAGTTCGGGCTGCATCCGCTGGCCGTCGAGGACGCCCTCAAGGCCCATCAGCGGCCCAAGCTGGAGGTGTACGACGACTCGCTCTTCGTGGTCCTCAAGCCGGTGGTGTACGAGCCGCGGAGCGACACCGTCTCCTCCGGCGAGGTCATGATCTTCCTGGGCGACTCCTTCGCGGTGACCGTGCGGCACGGGGAGGGCACGCCGCTCAAGGCCGTGCGGCAGCGGCTCGAGCGGGAGCCCGATCTGCTGGGCGAGGGGCCGACGTCGGTGCTGTACGCGGTCGCCGACGCCGTCGTCGACCACTACCTGGAGGTGGCGACGGAACTGCAGAACGATCTGGAGGAGCTGGAGACGGAGGTCTTCCTCCCGGACAGCGGGGGTTCGCGGCACACCGCGTCGCGGATCTACGACTTCAAGCGGCAGATCCTCGAGTTCCGCCGGGCGACCGGGCCGCTGGCGCTGCCGATGACGCGGCTCGCCGGGGTCGGCACGTACGGGGCGCCGGTCCCGTTCGTGCGGGACGGCGCGCGGCCCTTCTTCCGTGACGTGCACGACCACCTCACGCGGGTGAACGAGTCCGTGGAGGGGCTGGACCGGCTGGTGTCGGACATCCTCTCGGCGCATCTCGCGCAGATCAGCGTGCGGCAGAACGACGACATGCGGAAGATCTCCGCGTGGGCGGCCATGGCGGCGATCCCCACGATGCTCGCGGGGATCTACGGGATGAACTTCGAGCACATGCCGGAGCTGCGGTGGGAGTGGTCGTATCCGGTGGTGATCGTGGTGATGGCCGTGTTGGAGGTGCTGCTGTATCGCCAGTTCAAGCGGCGGGGGTGGATGTAG
- a CDS encoding LLM class F420-dependent oxidoreductase, with protein sequence MQLGINLGYWGAGMDADNLAVAQEADRLGYAVCWAAEAYGSDAATVLTWVAAQTHRIDVGSAIFQIPARQPAMTAMTAATLDSLSGGRFRLGLGVSGPQVSEGWYGVKFDKPLARTREYVEIIRKAMTRERLSYEGEHWTLPLPGGPGKPIKLTVHPERERIPLYIAAIGPKNLEQTGEIADGALLIFPSADHLEDTAVRHIRAGREKAGKTLEGFDICPTVPLAVGDDKDVSTLADTFRPYTALYVGGMGSRKQNFYNQLAQRMGYEREAAEIQDKYLTGDKQGAAAAVPHDLIDKTTLLGSVDRIADRMKAYAAAGATTLTLAPAGFTLDERLASLRAGTEALERAGLA encoded by the coding sequence ATGCAGCTAGGCATCAACCTCGGCTACTGGGGTGCCGGAATGGACGCGGACAACCTCGCCGTGGCCCAGGAGGCGGACCGCCTCGGCTACGCGGTCTGCTGGGCCGCGGAGGCCTACGGCTCCGACGCCGCCACCGTACTCACCTGGGTCGCCGCCCAGACGCACCGCATCGACGTCGGCTCGGCGATCTTCCAGATCCCCGCCCGCCAGCCCGCGATGACCGCGATGACCGCCGCCACCCTCGACTCCCTCTCCGGCGGCCGCTTCCGCCTCGGTCTGGGCGTCTCCGGCCCCCAGGTCTCCGAAGGCTGGTACGGCGTCAAGTTCGACAAGCCCCTCGCCCGCACCCGCGAGTACGTGGAGATCATCCGCAAGGCCATGACCCGCGAGCGCCTCTCCTACGAGGGCGAGCACTGGACCCTCCCCCTCCCCGGCGGCCCCGGCAAGCCGATCAAGCTCACCGTGCACCCCGAGCGCGAGCGCATCCCCCTCTACATCGCCGCCATCGGCCCGAAGAACCTCGAGCAGACCGGCGAGATCGCCGACGGCGCCCTGCTGATCTTCCCCTCCGCCGACCACCTCGAGGACACCGCCGTCAGGCACATCAGGGCGGGCCGCGAGAAGGCCGGCAAGACCCTCGAGGGCTTCGACATCTGCCCCACCGTCCCCCTCGCCGTGGGCGACGACAAGGACGTCAGCACCCTCGCCGACACCTTCCGCCCCTACACCGCGTTGTACGTCGGCGGCATGGGCAGCCGCAAGCAGAACTTCTACAACCAGCTCGCCCAGCGCATGGGTTACGAGCGCGAGGCCGCCGAGATCCAGGACAAGTACCTGACCGGCGACAAGCAGGGCGCGGCCGCCGCGGTCCCGCACGACCTGATCGACAAGACCACCCTCCTCGGCTCCGTCGACCGCATCGCCGACCGGATGAAGGCCTACGCCGCCGCCGGAGCCACCACCCTCACCCTCGCCCCGGCCGGCTTCACGCTCGACGAGCGGCTCGCGTCCCTGCGCGCCGGCACCGAGGCCCTGGAGCGCGCCGGTCTCGCATAG
- a CDS encoding aldo/keto reductase, translated as MEQRHLGRTGLRVSRIGLGTLTWGRDTDEHDAADLLKTFWEAGGTLVDTADVYGDGESEYLLGKLMDGLVPRRDLVISTKAGSVPDPDRRVDGSRGHLLGALDASLARLGTDYVDVWHIHAYDPVTPLDETLQALDVAVGSGRARYAGVSNFCGWQLAKAATWQLAAPARTRLASTQMEYSLLQRGVEREVLPAAVDLGIGMLPSSPLGRGVLTGKYRNGSAPTDSRGASEHLAPFVEPYLDDTAGRIVDAVTTAADGLAVTALQVALAWVRDRPGVTAPIVGARNAQQLTAALSVEALSLPDEICRALDDVSAPVHRYPDHDWSTL; from the coding sequence ATGGAGCAGAGGCATCTCGGCCGCACCGGCCTGCGTGTGTCCCGCATCGGACTCGGGACGCTGACCTGGGGTCGGGACACCGACGAGCACGACGCCGCCGATCTCTTGAAGACGTTCTGGGAAGCCGGCGGCACCCTCGTCGACACCGCCGACGTGTACGGCGACGGCGAGTCGGAGTATCTGCTCGGCAAGCTGATGGACGGGCTCGTACCCCGCCGGGACCTCGTCATCTCGACGAAGGCCGGCAGCGTGCCCGACCCCGACCGCCGCGTCGACGGCTCCCGCGGACACCTGCTCGGCGCGCTGGACGCCTCGCTGGCCCGCCTCGGCACCGACTACGTCGACGTGTGGCACATCCACGCCTACGACCCCGTCACCCCGCTGGACGAGACGCTCCAGGCGCTGGACGTCGCCGTCGGCAGCGGCCGCGCGCGCTATGCCGGTGTGTCCAACTTCTGCGGGTGGCAGCTGGCCAAGGCGGCGACCTGGCAGCTGGCCGCGCCGGCGCGGACCCGGCTGGCGAGCACGCAGATGGAGTACTCGCTGCTGCAGCGCGGTGTGGAGCGCGAGGTGCTGCCCGCCGCCGTCGATCTCGGGATCGGAATGCTGCCGTCCTCCCCGCTCGGCAGGGGCGTGCTCACCGGCAAGTACCGGAATGGCTCCGCCCCGACGGACTCCCGCGGCGCCTCGGAGCACCTGGCGCCGTTCGTCGAGCCGTACCTCGACGACACGGCGGGCCGGATCGTGGACGCCGTGACCACCGCGGCGGACGGGCTCGCCGTGACCGCGCTCCAGGTCGCCCTCGCATGGGTGCGGGACCGGCCGGGCGTGACCGCCCCCATCGTCGGCGCGCGCAACGCGCAGCAGCTCACGGCGGCGTTGTCAGTGGAGGCGCTTAGTCTTCCTGACGAGATCTGCCGGGCTCTCGACGACGTGTCGGCGCCCGTGCACCGCTATCCCGATCACGACTGGAGCACGCTGTGA